From a region of the Triticum aestivum cultivar Chinese Spring chromosome 7D, IWGSC CS RefSeq v2.1, whole genome shotgun sequence genome:
- the LOC123167635 gene encoding noroxomaritidine synthase 2: MALLSSPEPHHLLVSFLVLLLSLLFCFIKLRSSKSVPTLPTEWPLVGMLPSVVANLHHFHDYTTAFLAASGSSFVFRGPAMHFFVTCDPANVRHIFVSNFTNYPKGEEFAAIFDAMGNSFFNADGESWRRQRSRVQHLMSSPQLLAHMACCCRDKLKNGLLPFLARMDSLTPFDMQDLFTRFTFDMTAMSVFGVDPGLLTTDMPPVIVPDAMEAVMDVGFFRNMVPASCWKLMKRLKIGPERKLAAAQSELCRFVTEMMEERGDGSVHMDEEQENRNVEIVSSYIHDPEYIDDHGKPNGFMYATLINYMFAGRDTVGTTLTWLFYNLIKHPHIVSSIRRELAPIAMHKANNSTTMVTFEPEETEPLIYLHAALFESMRLYPPGPIERKTVMTNDVLPSGHKVQRGETILISLYSMGRMEGVWGKDCREYRPERWVKEDGKLLYVPSYKFLAFNAGPRSCLGKHISVLQMKSVVAAMVWNFDFEMVGGYVVEPKPSVVLKMKNGLWAKILKRQIE; encoded by the coding sequence ATGGCACTCTTATCGTCGCCAGAGCCACACCACCTCCTCGTCTCCTTTCTTGTCTTGCTTCtctccttgctcttctgcttcatcaAGTTGAGGAGTTCAAAGAGTGTCCCAACGCTTCCAACTGAATGGCCCCTGGTTGGCATGCTCCCTTCCGTTGTCGCCAACCTCCATCACTTCCATGACTACACCACCGCCTTCCTCGCCGCTTCCGGCAGTAGCTTCGTGTTTCGTGGGCCTGCCATGCACTTCTTCGTCACCTGCGACCCAGCCAACGTCCGCCACATCTTCGTCTCCAACTTCACAAATTACCCCAAGGGCGAGGAGTTCGCTGCCATCTTCGACGCCATGGGGAACAGCTTCTTCAACGCGGACGGCGAGTCATGGCGCCGCCAGCGTAGCAGAGTGCAACACCTCATGTCGAGCCCACAGCTGCTGGCTCACATGGCCTGCTGCTGCCGCGATAAGCTGAAGAACGGCCTCCTCCCCTTCTTGGCGCGCATGGACAGCCTAACCCCGTTCGATATGCAGGACCTGTTTACCAGGTTCACATTCGACATGACGGCCATGTCGGTCTTCGGGGTCGACCCTGGCCTTCTGACCACGGATATGCCACCTGTAATTGTGCCGGACGCCATGGAAGCTGTCATGGATGTAGGCTTCTTCCGGAACATGGTGCCAGCATCTTGCTGGAAGTTGATGAAGCGTCTAAAAATCGGCCCAGAGCGGAAGCTCGCCGCAGCGCAATCGGAGCTGTGCAGGTTTGTCACGGAGATGATGGAGGAAAGGGGAGATGGGTCAGTCCACATGGATGAAGAGCAAGAGAACCGTAATGTAGAAATTGTTTCTTCCTACATCCATGACCCGGAGTATATTGACGACCATGGAAAACCTAATGGCTTCATGTACGCCACCCTGATCAATTACATGTTTGCCGGGCGTGACACGGTCGGCACGACCCTCACCTGGCTCTTCTACAACCTCATCAAACACCCGCACATCGTGTCGAGCATTAGAAGAGAACTAGCTCCCATTGCCATGCACAAAGCAAACAATTCCACCACCATGGTAACCTTTGAGCCAGAGGAGACAGAACCTCTCATCTATCTACACGCGGCATTGTTCGAATCCATGAGGCTGTACCCACCGGGCCCCATCGAGCGCAAGACGGTGATGACTAACGACGTACTGCCGAGCGGTCACAAGGTGCAAAGGGGTGAAACCATCCTGATTTCACTCTACTCAATGGGCAGGATGGAAGGTGTGTGGGGCAAGGATTGCAGGGAGTACCGCCCAGAAAGGTGGGTCAAAGAGGATGGCAAGCTTCTGTACGTGCCGTCCTACAAGTTCCTAGCATTCAACGCCGGGCCGAGATCATGCTTGGGCAAGCACATCTCGGTATTGCAGATGAAGAGTGTCGTTGCCGCCATGGTGTGGAACTTCGATTTTGAAATGGTGGGAGGGTACGTTGTAGAGCCAAAGCCATCAGTTGTGCTCAAGATGAAGAATGGGTTGTGGGCCAAGATCCTCAAACGGCAGATCGAATGA